A region of Panicum virgatum strain AP13 chromosome 8N, P.virgatum_v5, whole genome shotgun sequence DNA encodes the following proteins:
- the LOC120684903 gene encoding uncharacterized protein LOC120684903 produces MPSYNAHTDTLGVPRFHKLSFLTYDGKEDPLGWLNKCDHFFRAQRTPEEDKRFGPTLGTNHLSDLARLPFPGTVVGYVEAFLSRMAHAGLLSPLQQVQLFTDGLPNSIRTDIELQALADLQRAMGLAPAYERRAVALPGAGTARAPRSRLFYLEVTDPDDTDLPEEAAQQEEPSPLISLHAITGIRSADTMQIRVAISPHVLTALLDSGSTHNFVSEVAAHKVGLRFDDSSGARVTVTNGDRVACRGVAHNIAIHIDNDHFQVDCYAIPLDCYNLVLGVQFLRTLGPILWDFDDLCLAFWHRDRRVLWHGLGSPCQADQAQYRLHAVRTTDGDLLDRLLASFEDVFATPTGLPPRRDCDHRIHLPLGATLVAVRPYCYPQLQKDELEAQCNTMLEQGIIRPNTLPFSAPVLLMHKSDGTWRFCVNYRALNECTVKDKFPIPVVEELIDELHGACFFTKLDLHVGYHQVHVHPDDIEKTAFRTHHGHFEFLVMPFVLTNTPATFQSLMNAVLCPFLRKCFLVFFDDILIYSSSWTEHLQHLCTVLTVLRDNKLCVKRSKCAFATTLVAYLGHVISSSGVAMDGDKVAAVATWPQPMSARALQVFLSLADYYRHFIKDFGTITVPLTQLLCKEGFSWTDDATTAFQAL; encoded by the exons ATGCCATCCTACAACGCTCACACGGACACGCTGGGGGTGCCGCGGTTCCACAAGCTCTCCTTCCTGACCTATGACGGCAAGGAAGATCCCCTGGGGTGGCTGAACAAGTGCGACCACTTCTTCCGCGCCCAGCGCACTCCTGAGGAGGACAAG CGCTTCGGACCCACACTCGGCACCAATCATCTCTCTGACCTGGCGCGCCTTCCGTTCCCCGGCACGGTGGTGGGCTACGTCGAGGCGTTCCTGAGTAGGATGGCCCACGCCGGTCTGCTGTCCCCGTTGCAGCAGGTTCAGCTCTTCACTGACGGCCTTCCGAATTCGATTCGCACCGACATCGAGCTCCAGGCGCTGGCCGATCTGCAGCGCGCCATGGGGCTGGCCCCGGCCTACGAGCGCCGCGCCGTGGCCCTCCCTGGCGCTGGGACCGCCCGCGCGCCACGCTCG CGCCTCTTCTACCTTGAGGTCACGGACCCCGATGACACTGACttgccggaggaggcggcgcaacAGGAGGAGCCGTCGCCGCTGATCTCGCTGCATGCGATCACCGGCATCCGTTCGGCCGACACCATGCAGATCCGTGTCGCCATCAGCCCCCATGTGCTCACGGCTCTCCTTGACTCTGGCTCTACCCACAACTTCGTCAGCGAGGTTGCGGCGCATAAGGTGGGCCTGCGGTTCGATGACTCCAGCGGCGCCCGGGTGACTGTCACCAATGGTGACCGTGTCGCCTGCCGTGGCGTCGCGCACAACATCGCCATCCACATCGACAACGACCACTTCCAGGTGGATTGCTACGCGATCCCCCTCGACTGCTACAACTTGGTCCTCGGGGTGCAGTTCCTGCGTACCCTGGGGCCCATTCTATGGGACTTCGATGACCTCTGCTTGGCGTTCTGGCATCGGGACCGGCGCGTCCTATGGCACGGCCTCGGATCGCCCTGCCAGGCCGACCAGGCGCAGTACCGTCTACATGCCGTGCGCACCACCGACGGAGACCTCCTAGACCGCCTACTGGCCTCCTTCGAGGATGTGTTCGCCACGCCGACGGGACTTCCGCCTCGCCGTGACTGCGACCACCGCATACACCTTCCGCTGGGCGCCACACTAGTCGCGGTCCGCCCCTACTGCTACCCCCAGCTCcagaaggatgagctggaggctCAGTGCAACACCATGCTGGAACAAGGCATCATCAGGCCCAACACATTGCCGTTCTCTGCCCCGGTACTCCTCATGCACAAGTCCGACGGCACGTGGCGATTCTGCGTCAACTACCGCGCCTTGAACGAGTGCACAGTGAAGGACAAGTTCCCGATACCAGTGGTCGAGGAACTCATCGACGAGCTGCACGGCGCGTGCTTCTTCACCAAACTGGATCTGCACGTCGGCTACCACCAGGTGCACGTCCACCCGGATGACATCGAGAAGACGGCGTTCCGCACCCACCACGGCCACTTCGAGTTCCTAGTGATGCCATTCGTCCTCACTAACACGCCAGCCACATTCCAGAGCTTGATGAATGCCGTGCTTTGCCCCTTCCTCCGTAAGTGCTTCTTGGTGTTCTTCGATGACATACTCATCTACAGCTCATCCTGGACAGAGCACCTCCAGCACCTATGCACCGTCCTCACCGTCCTGCGCGACAACAAGCTCTGCGTCAAGCGTTCCAAGTGCGCCTTCGCCACCACCTTGGTTGCGTACTTGGGCCACGTGATCTCCTCATCAGGCGTGGCCATGGATGGGGACAAGGTCGCGGCGGTTGCAACATGGCCGCAGCCAATGTCCGCACGTGCGCTGCAGGTCTTCCTCAGCCTCGCCGACTACTACAGACACTTCATCAAGGACTTTGGCACCATCACGGTGCCCCTGACACAGCTGCTATGCAAGGAGGGCTTCTCGTGGACCGACGACGCCACGACGGCATTCCAAGCACTCTAG